One stretch of Argiope bruennichi chromosome 3, qqArgBrue1.1, whole genome shotgun sequence DNA includes these proteins:
- the LOC129964254 gene encoding gastrula zinc finger protein XlCGF8.2DB-like yields the protein MSETRARSSRHRNKEVQIAKLDCMEDNEQIMAANEVWIKEEPMSEGSSCGKEMKERGSREKAISCEVCEKSFLSEEKFQEHYLIHSGVKPFVCDVCLKGFANKSNLQRHRLIHSTEKPFTCDVCNKGFADKYTFQMHKMIHSGEKHVCDICHREFTQKSNLKRHYTNHSEYRPHGCGICGKRFTDKYTLETHLAIHTGEKFICDVCYQGFTQKSNLKRHYMLHFAVKPFSCDICGKSYADNYTFQIHRLIHTGEKHICDICQRGFTQKSNLKRHYATHMKEKKYHYCLKCPKKFLKEDKLEKHELSHMKEGL from the coding sequence ATGTCTGAAACTCGAGCTCGCTCATCACGGCATCGTAATAAAGAAGTGCAGATTGCTAAACTAGACTGTATGGAAGATAATGAGCAAATTATGGCAGCAAATGAAGTATGGATAAAAGAAGAACCTATGTCCGAAGGTTCAAGTTGCGGCAAAGAAATGAAAGAACGTGGTAGTCGTGAAAAAGCTATATCATGTGAAGTATGTGAAAAAAGTTTCCTATCAGAAGAAAAGTTTCAAGAGCACTATCTCATACATTCTGGAGTGAAGCCTTTCGTTTGTGATGTGTGCCTAAAAGGATTTGCTAATAAAAGCAATTTACAACGACACAGACTTATACATAGCACTGAAAAGCCTTTTACATGCGATGTTTGTAATAAAGGATTTGCtgataaatatacatttcaaatgcataaaatgaTTCATAGTGGAGAAAAACATGTTTGTGATATATGCCATAGAGAATTCACGcagaaatcgaatttaaaaaggCATTATACTAATCACTCAGAATACAGGCCCCATGGTTGTGGTATTTGTGGAAAACGCTTTACCGATAAGTATACTTTGGAAACGCATTTGGCTATTCATACTGGAGAAAAGTTTATCTGTGATGTTTGTTATCAAGGGTTTACTCAAAAGTCCAACCTAAAAAGGCATTATATGCTTCATTTTGCTGTAAAACCCTTCTCTTGTGACATTTGTGGTAAAAGTTATGCGGATAATTATACTTTCCAAATTCATAGGCTCATTCATACTGGGGAGAAACATATATGTGATATTTGCCAGCGAGGTTTCACCCAGAAAAGCAACTTAAAACGACATTATGCCAcacatatgaaagaaaaaaagtatcacTATTGTCTGAAATGTCctaaaaagtttctaaaagaaGATAAATTGGAAAAACATGAGCTCTCTCATATGAAAGAAGGTTTATGA
- the LOC129964259 gene encoding uncharacterized protein LOC129964259, giving the protein MTTRLWSSGLESKINDSSVAVQDFSLSHKLNFNPSKSVSSFFITNRLLYNYSPAVYLSDQLLDCDKHPSYLGFTLYPEINYRKHIEKIAGKAREHLRILKYILGRDWGADVSALRFTYCSLMQPILEYGYQIFQMAAASNLKILDGFQLSAARIINGLRNSCPNEVALYEADIVPLATRFKIGSFKYFNKLMTLGDSNRTAAYILNWRGSQRLKRDTPLEYVRKTGVINFEVVPSTTLNCLPPTMLLRDISFNDELTSPANKQVDHPDLLKQLALEVVNSILSGVLVIYTDASKMEDGRTESGVFIHSNDSEVRISIQNTDNCSVFRWRS; this is encoded by the coding sequence ATGACCACTAGATTGTGGTCTAGTGGATTGGAATCTAAAATAAACGATTCCTCGGTAGCTGTACAGGATTTTTCACTCTCCCACAAGTTAAACTTTAACCCTTCAAAGTCTGTTAGTAGCTTCTTCATCACAAATAGACTCCTCTACAATTATTCTCCTGCTGTATATCTTTCTGATCAGTTACTGGACTGTGACAAACATCCAAGTTACTTGGGTTTTACTTTATATCCTGAgataaattataggaaacataTTGAGAAAATAGCAGGTAAAGCGAGAGAGCACCTACGAATTTTGAAGTATATCTTGGGTAGAGACTGGGGTGCTGATGTCTCTGCCCTTAGATTTACTTATTGCTCCCTCATGCAACCCATTCTTGAGTATGgctatcaaatatttcaaatggctGCAGCCTCTAACTTAAAGATCCTGGATGGCTTCCAGTTGAGTGCAGCTAGAATAATTAATGGGTTAAGGAATAGCTGTCCTAATGAAGTGGCTCTATATGAAGCAGACATTGTGCCTCTGGCTACGAGATTTAAGATTggttcctttaaatattttaataaattaatgaccCTTGGTGATTCTAACAGGACTGCTGCATATATCTTGAATTGGAGAGGTAGCCAGCGTTTGAAAAGAGACACCCCGTTGGAATATGTCAGAAAAACGGGGGTTATTAATTTCGAGGTTGTTCCTTCGACCACTCTAAACTGTTTGCCGCCTACGATGCTGCTTAGGGACATCAGTTTTAATGACGAACTGACGTCTCCTGCCAATAAACAAGTGGACCATCCAGACCTGCTGAAACAGTTGGCCCTAGAGGTTGTCAATAGTATCCTTTCTGGGGTCTTGGTAATCTACACTGATGCTAGCAAGATGGAAGACGGTAGAACAGAGAGTGGTGTTTTCATCCACAGCAATGATAGCGAAGTTAGGATCAGTATCCAAAACACTGACAATTGTTCAGTCTTTAGATGGAGATCATAG